DNA sequence from the Sinorhizobium alkalisoli genome:
GCCCCGCCTCGGGCGTAGCGCCTTCGAACTTTTCATTACTCTGACCCCTTTCACCATCTTCTGGGCCGCTGCCTGCTTTTCGCTAGTCAACAGCTTCTGGCCCGGGCTCATCGCGGTCTTTCCTGCCAGCGCCTTCCTGCTCAGGCTGTTCATGATCCAGCACGATTGCGGCCACGGCTCGTTCTTCGCCCGTCGCGAACTCGATGACTGGACCGGCCGCCTGCTTGGGGTCCTGACGCTGACCCCCTATGACTATTGGAGGCGTGCCCACGCCGCCCATCATGCGAGTGCGGGCAATCTCGACGAACGTGGGGTCGGTGATATCACCACGCTGACGATTGCCGAATACCGTGCTCTTTCGCCGACAAAGCGTCTCGGCTACCGCTTGTACCGGCACCCGCTTGTCATGTTCGGAATCGGCCCGGCCTGGCTCTTCCTATTCAAGCAGCGCCTGCCGTTCGGAATGATGAACTCGGGTGCTCTGCCTTGGATTTCGACGATGGCGACGAATGGAGCAATCGCCACGCTGGCCGCCCTGATGGTGTGGACCGTCGGTTTGCAGAGTCTTCTCGTGATCCATCTTCCGGTCGTGCTGATCGCCGGTTCAGCCGGCGTTTGGCTCTTCTATGTCCAGCACCAATTCGAAGAGACCCACTGGTCGGAAGGCCAGAACTGGCGATTTCCCCAGGCGGCGCTGCATGGTGCTTCGCATTACGACCTTCCGCCGGTGCTGCGGTGGCTCACCGGCAATATCGGCATCCATCACGTTCATCATCTGTCCAGCCGGATACCCTACTACCGCCTGCCGGAAGTGCTGCGCGACCATCCGCAACTCGCCGACATCGGTCGTATCACCCTTTGGGATAGCCTCAAATGCGTGAGGCTCGTGCTTTGGGACGACCAACGCCGGCGGCTGGTTTCATTCCGTGACGCCGCTGGTGCGGGTGATTGCCCTTGACCGGCGTTCCTCTCCGGGATCGCTGTACCGCTCTCTTGCCGAAGATCGATGAAAGACGAAGACATGATTGAATTAACGCCAACCCAGATCCGCGGCCTGAAGCTCGTCAGGGATGGTGATGTCTATCCCCAGGGCGGGAAGAGGTGGACGCACCTGAATGCCCAGGTCACCTATGCAAAACACGACCGGTTCAAGGAGCGGCCGCAGAAGGTCAAGTTCCTGACTACCGCAACCCTCAACGACCTGCGCAAGCACAGCCTTGTGAAAGCGCTGAATACGGATGTTCCGCCCGAGGAGTCGGCTCATGGCATCACCATGGCCGGCAAGATCCTGCTTCTGAAGATCAAGTAGTCCGGCAGGCCCTTCGCCGGACAGAGCTCCGGCAACCAATCGCTCCAATTTCGCGCCGATTTTGATCCGCCTGCTCTTGGGTTCCGAAAGCTCGGCCCCATCCGCAAAGCCACCAGTTCGAGTCCAAGAACCTCGCCTCGGATAAAACTCGCGCATCCACGGCGGCCCGTGCCGGTCCTGCGGTCCGGATATCAGCGCAACTTGAATCGCTGGTGCACGGGCCTAACTAGACGGAGACCGGATTGCAGGGCCAGCCGTCTCATGATCCCGATTTACGATACCGCTCCGCGCGCCCGCCGTCCCGCCGTCGTCTACGCGATCATCGGGTTGAACTTCCTGATATTTCTCTGGATGATCGCTCTCCCGGAACCGGGCCTCTATTGGGTCCTGACCCACTTTGCACTCATCCCCCTTCGCTATTCGGACCCGCAACTCGCCATGGCCGCGGGTCTGGATCCGTACGATTACTGGCCGCTGCTCACCAACACCTTTCTCCATGGCGGCTGGCTTCACATCATCTTGAACATGTGGAGCCTCTGGATCTTCGGCCCGGCAATCGAGGCGCGTTGCGGGCGCCCGGGATTCATTCTCCTCTATCTCGCAGGCGCGGTGGCGGCGAGCGCGGCGCATCTCCTTGCCAACTGGAACTCGCCGGTGCCGGCGCTCGGCGCATCCGGGGCAATCGCGGCGATCATTGCCGCCTACGCGGTGACCTACCCGCGCGCAAAGGTCA
Encoded proteins:
- a CDS encoding fatty acid desaturase, translating into MNAHAYPAASLVEDNAREWLKTLAKYRQPRLGRSAFELFITLTPFTIFWAAACFSLVNSFWPGLIAVFPASAFLLRLFMIQHDCGHGSFFARRELDDWTGRLLGVLTLTPYDYWRRAHAAHHASAGNLDERGVGDITTLTIAEYRALSPTKRLGYRLYRHPLVMFGIGPAWLFLFKQRLPFGMMNSGALPWISTMATNGAIATLAALMVWTVGLQSLLVIHLPVVLIAGSAGVWLFYVQHQFEETHWSEGQNWRFPQAALHGASHYDLPPVLRWLTGNIGIHHVHHLSSRIPYYRLPEVLRDHPQLADIGRITLWDSLKCVRLVLWDDQRRRLVSFRDAAGAGDCP
- a CDS encoding rhomboid family intramembrane serine protease encodes the protein MIPIYDTAPRARRPAVVYAIIGLNFLIFLWMIALPEPGLYWVLTHFALIPLRYSDPQLAMAAGLDPYDYWPLLTNTFLHGGWLHIILNMWSLWIFGPAIEARCGRPGFILLYLAGAVAASAAHLLANWNSPVPALGASGAIAAIIAAYAVTYPRAKVILLVPVLFLPLFVPVSALFFAAFWFAIQILQGTQDLFASSMGAGVAWWAHIGGFVLGFIFAKAAHALGLGRDIETRQWTGSVPRIPRR